Part of the Anomaloglossus baeobatrachus isolate aAnoBae1 chromosome 1, aAnoBae1.hap1, whole genome shotgun sequence genome, catccttgtaccctgtagtaatgtctcacatccttgtgccctgtagtattgtgcccatccttgtaatattgtgcctatccttttgccctcatccttgtcccctattatgccgctcttcacaaacgcaaaaaaaaaaattcttcccaCCTTTTTTTCCATTCCCTCCTATTAGGCTGCgtgctgatcagtgtttgcagcgttttggatgcagcatgtttcagctgcgtccagagAGCTGGGTTGTACAGtataagcaaagtggatgggattttttaGAAACcccatccactgtgcgtgtgcgggcCGCAGCAAACACTAACCTGTGGTGTGGCTTTcagagtcgcaagtgtcctccgtaCTGAGAATACAACAAAGAGACCGCCGCGGCCCGAACCCAGATCGTgagcacgagcagctgcagtctcctgtatccttctgtggaggagactcgcagccccgctGTCAGGACCCGCCtcatccaggacacagcgggtcctgatcgtgggcacatacctgcttTTTGCGGCCGCAGACCCCGTGCCGATCACAGCTCTATGCCGGGAGCTGGCGCCGGCAGGCAGGGTTTTATGGTACAGTTGActtatttgcggtgccgcgcagaggagctctgaGCAGTATATCAATGGCTGctgccagccaatcagatgcaaggtggtgacgtcatacagcgacatgacacccttgcatctgattggccgtgTAATCCATtggtgtagtgcagacagctccGCAAATAATTCAACTGTACTATAAAACCCTGCCTTCCATCTCCCGGCATAGAGCTGCAATCCTCACGGGGTCTGCAGGCCGCAAAAAGCAGCTTCAGGGGCCACATGCGGGCCCGCGTGTTTCAGACCTCCGATTTAGACTGTCAGTTTTATGGCTTCATAATGTATAATTCCTCTTACTGTATATTCCTTATATAAGGCagccatggacactgtgcttgtggTGCCAGGTATGACATTAAGGATATAATCAATATTATTAGCTCATTTTCTGTGTCATTTTGGAATTGTGGTAGAGTTATTTTGGTAATAAGACCACCACTATCTGGGCAGCACAGCGATACTGCAGTCAAGGGCCTGAGTTACCAGTGAAAACCAAGTTTAAAAGTTAAAGTGTTTAAAATTTTGCAaattctgttttattgttttgaCAGACAATTTTGGCATTATAAAGAATGCATATGAAGAGCAAGTCGTTATCCCAGAAAAACCTTCAGCTTTTCACACCCAAGATTCCTCATGTAATGCTTCTACACAGTCTCCTGTTTCACCACAGAATGTTCAGCAAAATAAAAGCCACAAGAGGGGAGATCAACAACAAAGAgctcacacaggggataagccatattcatgctccgaatgtgagaaatgttttacttggaaGTCACAGCTTGTTGTAcatctaaaaactcacacaggggagaagccattttcttgttcagaatgtgggcaatgttttactctgaaatcacAACTTGATGTGCATCTAAAAACTCACACCAGAGAGaaaccattttcttgttcagattgtgggaaatgttttcttctGAAATCACAGCTTGaagtgcatataaaaactcacatagGGGAAAAGAaattttcatgttcacaatgtgggaaatgttttattggaaaatcacagcttgataggcatctaaaaactcacacggggcagaagccattttcatgttcagaatgtgggaactgTTTCCTTCAAAAATCACACCTTGATagccatataaaaactcacacgggggtgaagccattttcatgttcagaatgtgggaaatgttttgttcgaAAATCACAGCTTGTTATGcatctaaaaactcacacgggggagaagccattttcttgttcagaatgtgggaaatgttttggtcgAAAACCACAGCTTGATATGcatctaaaaactcacacgggggagaagccattttcttgttcagaatgtgggaaatgttttgttcgaAAACTACAActtgatatgcatataaaaactcacacgggggaaaagccattttcttgttcagaatgtgggaaatgttttgttcgaAAATCATACCTAGATGTGCATCTAAAAacgcacacaggagagaagccattttcatgtttagaatgtgggaaatgttttattcaaaaatataGGCTTCATGTGCATCTAAAAATTCACAAGGGGGACATGCCGTATTTATGTAATCAATGTGGAACCGGTTTTACCCGAAAATCATCTCTAATGTTACATGAGATAATTCACAGGCGAAAACcaatttcatgtccagaatgtgggaaatgttttattttgaAATCACAGCTTGTTATGCatgtaaaaactcacacgggggacaagcaattttcatgttcagaatgtgggaaatgttttatttggaaatcaaagcTTGATGAGCACATAAAAACTCACATAGGGGAGATGCCATttttatgtttagaatgtgggaaatgttttatttggaaatcacagcttgataggcatataaaaactcacacgggggagaagcccttCTCTtgctcagattgtgggaaatgtttcagaCAGAAATCATATCTTGATTTGCATATGaaatctcacactggggagaagccattttcatgttcagattgtggaaaatgttttattaggaaatcacAGCTTTatctgcatataaaaactcacacgggggagaaaccattttcatgttcagaatgtgggaaatcttatattctgaaatcacagcttgatctgcatataaaaactcacacgggggagaaaccattttcatgttcagaatgtggaaaatcttATATTCTGAAATCACATCTTGATATGCATATAAAAatccatacaggggagaagccattttcttgtatagattgtgggaaatgttttattcggaaatcacagcttgatgtgcatataaaaactcatacaggtgagaagccattttcttgtttagattgtgggaaatgttttactcggaaATCACACCTTGATGTGCATATAAAATCTCACACGGGAGTGAAGCCATTtttatgtacagaatgtgggaaatgttttagtcttaAATCATACCTTGATAGCCATATAaagattcacacaggggagaagccattttcatgttcagaatgtgggaaatgttttattcgtaaATCAAACCTTTATGTTCATATGAaagctcacacaggggagaagccattttcatgttcagaatgtgggaaatgttttatttggaaatcatcccttaatgtgcatataaaaactcataaggttagaagccattttcttgtgtagaatgtgggaaatgctttgctcACGCATGCCATTTTGTTAGACACATGAGAATTCACACAAAGTAGAAGACATTTTTTTATTTAGAATGTGGGAAGTTATAGCATTAAATCAGATCTTGTCTGACATCAAATAATTTA contains:
- the LOC142257614 gene encoding uncharacterized protein LOC142257614 is translated as MYSMREEFMDKDKKIMEKIFTLNLEIIFHLTGEVIGSDVITLHHYLWELTEDMTGEDYTVVKTSSDRCKAPVSEGRGGTLSPIPAPPPHPRIQEDINDQKILELTNKMLELLTGEVPIRCQDVTIYFSIEEWEYLEGHKERYKEVMMEEPQPRTSPDLSSTRTTPERCPAPLPPQDPQNKDQIMEKILNLSLEIIFHLTGEDYTVVKTSSDRCQAPVCEGWGGNLSPIPGPPPHPRIHEDINDQKILELTNKMLELLTGEVPIRCQDVTVYFSMEEWEYLEGHKERYKEVMMEEPQPRTSPGLSSTRTTPDRCPAPPPPPQDPQLLDPDKDLNNINSPERNVRGDQRSNEEIPTDHRPDNFGIIKNAYEEQVVIPEKPSAFHTQDSSCNASTQSPVSPQNVQQNKSHKRGDQQQRAHTGDKPYSCSECEKCFTWKSQLVVHLKTHTGEKPFSCSECGQCFTLKSQLDVHLKTHTREKPFSCSDCGKCFLLKSQLEVHIKTHIGEKKFSCSQCGKCFIGKSQLDRHLKTHTGQKPFSCSECGNCFLQKSHLDSHIKTHTGVKPFSCSECGKCFVRKSQLVMHLKTHTGEKPFSCSECGKCFGRKPQLDMHLKTHTGEKPFSCSECGKCFVRKLQLDMHIKTHTGEKPFSCSECGKCFVRKSYLDVHLKTHTGEKPFSCLECGKCFIQKYRLHVHLKIHKGDMPYLCNQCGTGFTRKSSLMLHEIIHRRKPISCPECGKCFILKSQLVMHVKTHTGDKQFSCSECGKCFIWKSKLDEHIKTHIGEMPFLCLECGKCFIWKSQLDRHIKTHTGEKPFSCSDCGKCFRQKSYLDLHMKSHTGEKPFSCSDCGKCFIRKSQLYLHIKTHTGEKPFSCSECGKSYILKSQLDLHIKTHTGEKPFSCSECGKSYILKSHLDMHIKIHTGEKPFSCIDCGKCFIRKSQLDVHIKTHTGEKPFSCLDCGKCFTRKSHLDVHIKSHTGVKPFLCTECGKCFSLKSYLDSHIKIHTGEKPFSCSECGKCFIRKSNLYVHMKAHTGEKPFSCSECGKCFIWKSSLNVHIKTHKVRSHFLV